In Prunus dulcis chromosome 1, ALMONDv2, whole genome shotgun sequence, the following are encoded in one genomic region:
- the LOC117615560 gene encoding TPR repeat-containing thioredoxin TTL1-like isoform X2, giving the protein MADMAKYKVDKDLGCGFMGGIFQCRSYWSRKSSVHSLPSNSSKNDLKAPINDDYSTKSEESKSQQPKSTEAAIVVSSNSGRPSPNRDSKHSRKPSLGHPRPSACHQKAQPRRHSDAGRMSTSSSNGTSSQIKVLQIQDLSKETKLQRASTTRSAELSRKITDHQQANESKPLVRATSSNMVLSGQLGNLRQPGVSNQAASNSPIATIKTLTYHPRNLEDSNSTPTRKNGFGKPGGNVVMGNIVRKNSDEFGGLAWNKLDPEVLKSMGNEAYKQGRFEEALAFYDRAIALDSNKAAYHSNKGAALVGLGRLIEVVFECKEAIQIEPSYHKAHHRLATTYLRLGEAEKALDHYKHSGPYANSKDVDQCQALQKCLSRCTEAQKLQEWNILLNETQLAISSGANSAPQVFALQAEALLKLHRHQEAYATYQKRPSFSIDICTKFFGLATSAFLLMIGAQVYLAVGRFEDAIAAAQNAARLNPSDKNVAAVVKRARAVASARVSGNLLFKASKFSEACVVYSQGLQHDPHNSVLLCNRAACRTKLGQFEKAIDDCNAALNVLPSYSKARLRRADCNAKLERWGPSIQDYEVLIRETPGDEEVGKALFEAKIQLKTQRGEDIKDMKFGSNLVLISSNERFRHFVTSPAKPNKSKCCKPCIKSAQDFHLSIFSRWRWKTIHTWPKWRM; this is encoded by the exons ATGGCAGACATGGCAAAGTATAAGGTGGACAAGGATTTGGGTTGTGGTTTTATGGGTGGGATTTTCCAGTGCAGAAGCTACTGGTCTAGAAAATCTTCTGTTCATTCACTACCTTCAAACAGTAGCAAAAATGATTTGAAAGCACCAATCAATGATGATTATTCTACAAAGTCTGAAGAATCCAAGAGCCAACAACCCAAATCCACAGAGGCTGCTATTGTAGTCTCCTCCAATTCGGGTAGACCTTCTCCAAATCGAGACTCGAAACATTCCAGGAAGCCTAGCTTGGGTCATCCAAGGCCTTCAGCTTGTCACCAGAAGGCTCAACCGAGAAGGCATTCAGATGCTGGAAGAATGTCAACATCTTCATCCAATGGTACTTCAAGCCAAATCAAGGTGTTGCAAATCCAGGACTTGTCGAAAGAGACGAAGCTACAAAGGGCATCCACTACTAGATCTGCAGAGCTCAGTAGGAAGATCACTGATCACCAGCAAGCCAATGAAAGCAAACCTCTGGTCCGAGCCACTTCAAGTAATATGGTGCTTTCAGGACAGTTGGGGAACTTGAGGCAGCCCGGAGTTTCGAATCAGGCGGCTAGCAATAGTCCCATTGCAACAATCAAGACTCTGACTTATCATCCTAGAAATCTCGAAGACTCGAATTCGACACCTACCCGAAAAAATGGATTTGGAAAACCAGGAGGCAATGTTGTGATGGGTAACATTGTGAGGAAGAACAGTGATGAGTTTGGAGGTCTTGCCTGGAACAAGTTAGACCCTGAGGTGTTGAAGTCCATGGGAAATGAGGCATACAAACAGGGCAGATTTGAAGAGGCCTTGGCTTTTTATGACCGAGCAATTgctttggattcaaataaggCTGCTTATCACAGCAATAAAGGAGCAGCTTTGGTTGGTTTAGGCCGTCTTATCGAGGTGGTTTTCGAATGCAAAGAAGCAATCCAGATTGAGCCTTCTTATCACAAAGCTCATCATCGGTTGGCAACAACTTATCTCAG ATTGGGAGAAGCAGAGAAAGCATTGGATCACTACAAACACTCGGGCCCATATGCTAACTCGAAAGACGTTGACCAATGTCAGGCTCTTCAAAAATGCCTCAGCAGATGCACTGAAGCTCAGAAATTACAAGAGTGGAATATTTTGCTGAACGAGACCCAGCTGGCAATTTCCTCAGGTGCCAATTCAGCTCCACAG GTCTTTGCTCTACAAGCTGAGGCCTTGCTGAAGCTTCACAGACATCAAGAGGCCTATGCCACCTACCAAAAACGACCCAGTTTCAGCATTGATATATGCACCAAGTTCTTTGGCTTGGCAACTAGTGCTTTTCTGTTAATGATTGGGGCTCAGGTTTACTTGGCTGTTGGCAG GTTTGAGGATGCTATAGCTGCAGCTCAGAATGCAGCACGACTCAATCCAAGTGACAAGAATGTCGCCGCGGTGGTGAAGAGGGCTCGCGCTGTTGCATCAGCCCGAGTGAGTGGTAACCTTCTCTTTAAGGCATCGAAATTTTCGGAAGCATGTGTAGTGTATAGTCAAGGACTGCAGCATGATCCACATAACTCGGTTTTACTATGCAACCGAGCAGCTTGTCGTACTAAACTGGGACAATTTGAAAAGGCCATTGATGATTGCAATGCAGCACTTAATGTGCTGCCTTCTTACAGCAAGGCTAGGCTGCGCCGGGCTGATTGCAATGCCAAG TTAGAAAGGTGGGGGCCTTCAATTCAAGATTATGAAGTTCTGATAAGAGAAACTCCTGGAGATGAGGAAGTTGGCAAGGCTTTGTTTGAAGCCAAGATCCAGCTCAAAACACAACGCGGCGAAGATATTAAGGACATGAAATTTGGATCAAATTTGGTCCTCATCTCCAGCAATGAGCGCTTCAGACATTTTGTGACCTCTCCAG caaaaccaaacaaaagcaagTGTTGCAAGCCCTGCATCAAGTCTGCACAAGATTTCCATCTGTCCATTTTCTCAAG GTGGAGGTGGAAGACCATCCATACTTGGCCAAAATGGAGGATGTGA
- the LOC117613966 gene encoding uncharacterized protein LOC117613966 — translation MKSREAKGALSADLLVCFPSRTSLKLMPKPICSPARPSEPNKRHQYNQNHHHQPHHHQQLVKKSSIGKSSLGQASPLLWAKTKPMGSEISEPTSPKVTCAGQIKVRHKSGSCKSWQSVMEEIERIHNNKKQRKQRRPGWAEALGFKKEVMQFLTCLRNIRFDLRCFGSFPQPDISSDEDEEEEEEENRDCRENHVGGEGISDGGDQSSSRAMFSKWFMVLQENQSNGFCTEDKKERNDRQSLDDEVGSTSEIPVASVPPPNALLLMRCRSAPAKTWLEEKEEEDDEDEEEEEKEAENKNGLEKEEKKAKVTLKSLMEEDKQRKKTESLVVMACDSDFYKISSDVAKETWVVGGMKDAISRSRSWKR, via the coding sequence ATGAagtcaagggaagccaaagGAGCTCTTTCTGCAGATCTATTAGTGTGTTTTCCTTCAAGAACCAGTCTAAAACTGATGCCCAAGCCAATTTGCAGCCCAGCGAGGCCCTCAGAGCCTAACAAGCGCCACCAGTACAACCAGAACCACCATCACCAAcctcaccaccaccagcaGCTCGTCAAAAAATCAAGCATTGGCAAAAGCAGTCTTGGCCAAGCAAGCCCTCTGTTATGGGCCAAGACCAAGCCCATGGGCTCTGAGATCTCCGAGCCCACGTCCCCAAAAGTCACCTGCGCTGGCCAGATCAAAGTCAGGCACAAGTCCGGCTCGTGCAAAAGCTGGCAGTCAGTGATGGAGGAGATTGAGAGAATTCACAACAACAAGAAACAGAGGAAACAGAGACGACCCGGTTGGGCAGAGGCTCTCGGGTTCAAGAAAGAAGTCATGCAATTCTTGACTTGCTTGAGAAACATTCGGTTTGATTTGCGGTGCTTTGGTTCTTTTCCTCAACCGGATATTTCTAGCGAcgaggatgaagaagaagaagaggaagaaaacaGGGACTGTCGAGAAAACCATGTGGGTGGTGAGGGAATTAGCGACGGTGGTGATCAGAGTAGCTCGAGGGCTATGTTTTCAAaatggtttatggttttacaggaAAATCAGAGTAATGGGTTTTGCACAGAAGataaaaaggagagaaatgaTAGGCAGAGTTTGGATGATGAGGTTGGATCAACTTCTGAAATTCCAGTAGCCTCTGTTCCGCCACCAAATGCTCTGTTGCTAATGAGGTGCAGGTCTGCTCCTGCAAAGACTTGGctagaagagaaagaagaagaggatgatgaggatgaagaagaggaagaaaaagaagcagaaaacaaaaatggattggaaaaagaagagaaaaaggcCAAAGTTACTTTGAAGAGCTTAATGGAGGAAGATAAACAGAGAAAGAAGACAGAGAGCTTGGTGGTGATGGCATGTGATTCTGATTTCTACAAGATTTCTTCTGATGTTGCCAAGGAGACATGGGTTGTTGGTGGAATGAAAGATGCAATTTCCAGAAGTCGAAGTtggaagagatga
- the LOC117615560 gene encoding TPR repeat-containing thioredoxin TTL1-like isoform X1 encodes MADMAKYKVDKDLGCGFMGGIFQCRSYWSRKSSVHSLPSNSSKNDLKAPINDDYSTKSEESKSQQPKSTEAAIVVSSNSGRPSPNRDSKHSRKPSLGHPRPSACHQKAQPRRHSDAGRMSTSSSNGTSSQIKVLQIQDLSKETKLQRASTTRSAELSRKITDHQQANESKPLVRATSSNMVLSGQLGNLRQPGVSNQAASNSPIATIKTLTYHPRNLEDSNSTPTRKNGFGKPGGNVVMGNIVRKNSDEFGGLAWNKLDPEVLKSMGNEAYKQGRFEEALAFYDRAIALDSNKAAYHSNKGAALVGLGRLIEVVFECKEAIQIEPSYHKAHHRLATTYLRLGEAEKALDHYKHSGPYANSKDVDQCQALQKCLSRCTEAQKLQEWNILLNETQLAISSGANSAPQVFALQAEALLKLHRHQEAYATYQKRPSFSIDICTKFFGLATSAFLLMIGAQVYLAVGRFEDAIAAAQNAARLNPSDKNVAAVVKRARAVASARVSGNLLFKASKFSEACVVYSQGLQHDPHNSVLLCNRAACRTKLGQFEKAIDDCNAALNVLPSYSKARLRRADCNAKLERWGPSIQDYEVLIRETPGDEEVGKALFEAKIQLKTQRGEDIKDMKFGSNLVLISSNERFRHFVTSPGMSVVLFCSKTKQKQVLQALHQVCTRFPSVHFLKVEVEDHPYLAKMEDVSTIPAFKIYKNGSRVKEIPGSNHELLESSVKLYSS; translated from the exons ATGGCAGACATGGCAAAGTATAAGGTGGACAAGGATTTGGGTTGTGGTTTTATGGGTGGGATTTTCCAGTGCAGAAGCTACTGGTCTAGAAAATCTTCTGTTCATTCACTACCTTCAAACAGTAGCAAAAATGATTTGAAAGCACCAATCAATGATGATTATTCTACAAAGTCTGAAGAATCCAAGAGCCAACAACCCAAATCCACAGAGGCTGCTATTGTAGTCTCCTCCAATTCGGGTAGACCTTCTCCAAATCGAGACTCGAAACATTCCAGGAAGCCTAGCTTGGGTCATCCAAGGCCTTCAGCTTGTCACCAGAAGGCTCAACCGAGAAGGCATTCAGATGCTGGAAGAATGTCAACATCTTCATCCAATGGTACTTCAAGCCAAATCAAGGTGTTGCAAATCCAGGACTTGTCGAAAGAGACGAAGCTACAAAGGGCATCCACTACTAGATCTGCAGAGCTCAGTAGGAAGATCACTGATCACCAGCAAGCCAATGAAAGCAAACCTCTGGTCCGAGCCACTTCAAGTAATATGGTGCTTTCAGGACAGTTGGGGAACTTGAGGCAGCCCGGAGTTTCGAATCAGGCGGCTAGCAATAGTCCCATTGCAACAATCAAGACTCTGACTTATCATCCTAGAAATCTCGAAGACTCGAATTCGACACCTACCCGAAAAAATGGATTTGGAAAACCAGGAGGCAATGTTGTGATGGGTAACATTGTGAGGAAGAACAGTGATGAGTTTGGAGGTCTTGCCTGGAACAAGTTAGACCCTGAGGTGTTGAAGTCCATGGGAAATGAGGCATACAAACAGGGCAGATTTGAAGAGGCCTTGGCTTTTTATGACCGAGCAATTgctttggattcaaataaggCTGCTTATCACAGCAATAAAGGAGCAGCTTTGGTTGGTTTAGGCCGTCTTATCGAGGTGGTTTTCGAATGCAAAGAAGCAATCCAGATTGAGCCTTCTTATCACAAAGCTCATCATCGGTTGGCAACAACTTATCTCAG ATTGGGAGAAGCAGAGAAAGCATTGGATCACTACAAACACTCGGGCCCATATGCTAACTCGAAAGACGTTGACCAATGTCAGGCTCTTCAAAAATGCCTCAGCAGATGCACTGAAGCTCAGAAATTACAAGAGTGGAATATTTTGCTGAACGAGACCCAGCTGGCAATTTCCTCAGGTGCCAATTCAGCTCCACAG GTCTTTGCTCTACAAGCTGAGGCCTTGCTGAAGCTTCACAGACATCAAGAGGCCTATGCCACCTACCAAAAACGACCCAGTTTCAGCATTGATATATGCACCAAGTTCTTTGGCTTGGCAACTAGTGCTTTTCTGTTAATGATTGGGGCTCAGGTTTACTTGGCTGTTGGCAG GTTTGAGGATGCTATAGCTGCAGCTCAGAATGCAGCACGACTCAATCCAAGTGACAAGAATGTCGCCGCGGTGGTGAAGAGGGCTCGCGCTGTTGCATCAGCCCGAGTGAGTGGTAACCTTCTCTTTAAGGCATCGAAATTTTCGGAAGCATGTGTAGTGTATAGTCAAGGACTGCAGCATGATCCACATAACTCGGTTTTACTATGCAACCGAGCAGCTTGTCGTACTAAACTGGGACAATTTGAAAAGGCCATTGATGATTGCAATGCAGCACTTAATGTGCTGCCTTCTTACAGCAAGGCTAGGCTGCGCCGGGCTGATTGCAATGCCAAG TTAGAAAGGTGGGGGCCTTCAATTCAAGATTATGAAGTTCTGATAAGAGAAACTCCTGGAGATGAGGAAGTTGGCAAGGCTTTGTTTGAAGCCAAGATCCAGCTCAAAACACAACGCGGCGAAGATATTAAGGACATGAAATTTGGATCAAATTTGGTCCTCATCTCCAGCAATGAGCGCTTCAGACATTTTGTGACCTCTCCAG GGATGTCTGTGGTGCTGTTTTGTagcaaaaccaaacaaaagcaagTGTTGCAAGCCCTGCATCAAGTCTGCACAAGATTTCCATCTGTCCATTTTCTCAAG GTGGAGGTGGAAGACCATCCATACTTGGCCAAAATGGAGGATGTGAGCACAATCCCAGCCTTCAAGATATACAAAAATGGATCAAGGGTCAAAGAAATTCCAGGCAGCAACCATGAATTATTAGAAAGCTCAGTCAAATTGTACAGCAGTTGA